The Naumannella cuiyingiana DNA window CGCCCGGCTCGCGGATCGGCCTCGAGCTCGACACCCACTTCTTCAGCCCGAAGGCCTACCTCGCGCTGCGCGCCGCGCTGCCCGGCCGCGAGCTGGTCGACTCCGCCGAGTTGGTCAACTGGGTACGCGTGATCAAGTCCGACACCGAGATCGACGTGCTGCGCCGCGCCGCACAGATCACCACCGCGGCGATGACCGCCGCGCTCGAGGCGATCGACGTCGGCGTACCGCAACACCGCGTCGCGGCGGCGATCAGCGCCGCCCAGATCGGCGGCACCGACGAGGTCTGGGGCGACTATCCCGCCATCGTGCCGATGCTGCCGACCAGCGAGGCCGCCGACACCCCGCACCTGACCTGGACCGACCGCCGCTTCGCCGCCGACGACGCGGTGGCCATCGAGCTGGCCGGCGCGCACCGGCGCTACCACGTTCCGCTGGCCCGCACGATCGTCCTGGGCCGCGCGTCGGACCGGATTCGCCAGACCGAGGAGGCGGTCGCCGAGGGCCTGGCCGCCGTGCTCGACACGATGGCGGCCGGCGTGCCGGTCCGCGACGTGTCCGAGGCCTGGAACGCGGTCCTGCGCCGGCGCGGGCTGGCCAAGGAGAGCCGCCTCGGCTACTCGATCGGCATCGCGTACCCACCGGACTGGGGCGAGCGGACCGTCAGCATCCGCCCCTCCGACGACACCGTGCTGGCGCACAACATGACCTTCCACGTGATCTGCGGGATGTGGATGAAGGGCTACGGATACGAGGCCTCGGAATCGGTACGCGTGACCGACGACGGCGTGGAATGTTTCACCGACTTCCCCCGCGGCCTACTGACGAAGGAGTGATCATGGCATCGAAGCGACGCACCGACGACCGCGCCGACGGGCCCGCCCGCGGCGTCGATCCCCGGATCCCCCTCGCCGACCGGGCCGGCCAGCTCGTCGGCTCCGTGATCGACTCCTCCACCTCGCTGCTCGCCGCGCAGAGCCACGACATCGTGCGGTTCGCGATGGGCGCGCCGGCCGACGAGGCGATGCCGGTCAAGGAGTTCATCGACGCCGCCGGCAGCGCCTGGGACGCGTCGTCGTTCACCTACGGCGCGACCGAGGGCGAGCCAGCGCTGATCGAGGCGGTCTCCGACGGCCTCGGCGCCGAGGTCGACCCCGAGCGGATCGTGATCACCTCCGGCGGCATGCAGGGCCTGGACCTCGCCGGCAAGCTGTTCATCACCCCCGGTGATCTTGTCGTGGTCGAGTCGCCCACCTACACCAACGGCTCGGCCACCGCGCTGTCCTACGGCGCCGAGCTGCTGGAGGCGCCGATGGATGCCGACGGGCTCGACGTGGATGCACTGGCCGAGGCGGTCGAGCGCGCCGGGCGTACCCCCGCAGCGATCTACACCATCCCCAACTTCCAGAACCCGTCCGGGGTGACCTTGTCGGTCGCCCGCCGCGAACGGCTGATCGAGCTGGCGCGCGAGTGGGGCGCGGTGATCATCGACGACGATCCCTACGGCCTGTTGCGCTTCGCCGGAGAGGACCTGCCGGGCTTCGGCGAGCTGTCGGGCAACGACCCGCTGGTGTTCTCCGTGCGTACCTTCTCCAAGATCCTTGCGCCCGGGCTGCGAGTCGGCTGGGTCGAGGCCGATCCGTCGCTGCGGCAGTTGTTGATCAACGCCAAGCAG harbors:
- a CDS encoding M24 family metallopeptidase, translated to MNLYTFSDAEYSARMAAVRRRMADTGLDVLLISDPANLFYLIGYDAWSFYTPQLLYVPLDGDTIFYARAMDAHGATRTSWLPADQVVGYPEGYVHRDAEHPFDWVGERLAADIAPGSRIGLELDTHFFSPKAYLALRAALPGRELVDSAELVNWVRVIKSDTEIDVLRRAAQITTAAMTAALEAIDVGVPQHRVAAAISAAQIGGTDEVWGDYPAIVPMLPTSEAADTPHLTWTDRRFAADDAVAIELAGAHRRYHVPLARTIVLGRASDRIRQTEEAVAEGLAAVLDTMAAGVPVRDVSEAWNAVLRRRGLAKESRLGYSIGIAYPPDWGERTVSIRPSDDTVLAHNMTFHVICGMWMKGYGYEASESVRVTDDGVECFTDFPRGLLTKE
- a CDS encoding PLP-dependent aminotransferase family protein, which produces MASKRRTDDRADGPARGVDPRIPLADRAGQLVGSVIDSSTSLLAAQSHDIVRFAMGAPADEAMPVKEFIDAAGSAWDASSFTYGATEGEPALIEAVSDGLGAEVDPERIVITSGGMQGLDLAGKLFITPGDLVVVESPTYTNGSATALSYGAELLEAPMDADGLDVDALAEAVERAGRTPAAIYTIPNFQNPSGVTLSVARRERLIELAREWGAVIIDDDPYGLLRFAGEDLPGFGELSGNDPLVFSVRTFSKILAPGLRVGWVEADPSLRQLLINAKQAMDTCTNVPNQHLVADFIGRGGLSDHLQRLKITYAERLAALRGALAERLGDRITVTEPEGGFFCWVTLQGADAEIEANRLFEIALAEGVAYIPGPAFSPAGRFGDALRLCFASTTPERIVEGVDRLTTALDRARAELDERPGRVG